The proteins below come from a single Alligator mississippiensis isolate rAllMis1 chromosome 2, rAllMis1, whole genome shotgun sequence genomic window:
- the CCKAR gene encoding cholecystokinin receptor type A has translation MEIVDDSLLENGTNISALFCDIILENDTFFCVDDSPHPAKDLHQTVRILLYSLIFLLSVLGNSLVITVLIRNKRMRTVTNIFLLSLAVSDLMLCLFCMPFTLIPNLLKDFIFGSAVCKTATYFMGISVSVSTFNLVAISLERYSAICKPLQSRVWQTKSHALKVIAATWCISFTIMSPYPIYSKLVPFTKPNNSTANMCRLLWPSDVIQQSWYTFLLLILFLIPGIVMMIAYGLISLELYRGIKFDVSQRKSSRERKASTGSNKYEDGDGCYVQKIKKKKKMSLQQLSSTSSTKVDRARSNTSTANLMAKKLVIRMLMVIVMLFFLCWTPIFSVNAWRAFDTASADQLLSGAPISFIHLLSYTSACVNPIIYCFMNKRFRMGFLATFTCCTKQKPPAIRGEMVDEEEGKTTGASLSRCSYTHMNASAPP, from the exons ATGGAAATAGTTGATGATAGTCTACTTGAAAATGGAACCAATATTTCTGCTCTTTTTTGTGATATTATCTTGGAAAATGATACATTTTTCTGTGTGGATGACTCACCTCATCCTGCTAAAG ATTTGCATCAGACAGTTCGGATTCTGCTGTATTCCTTGATATTTTTGCTCAGTGTGTTGGGGAACAGTCTGGTAATTACAGTGCTGATAAGAAACAAAAGGATGAGGACAGTCACTAATATATTTCTGCTGTCACTGGCTGTCAGTGACTTGATGCTTTGCCTTTTCTGCATGCCATTCACCCTCATTCCTAACCTGCTGAAGGATTTTATCTTCGGTAGTGCTGTTTGTAAAACTGCCACCTACTTCATGG GTATCTCAGTCAGTGTATCCACATTCAACCTGGTTGCCATATCTTTGGAGAGATACAGCGCCATTTGCAAACCTTTACAGTCTAGGGTCTGGCAGACAAAATCTCATGCTTTGAAGGTGATTGCTGCTACCTGGTGCATCTCCTTTACCATCATGTCCCCATACCCAATATACAGCAAACTGGTTCCTTTTACAAAACCGAACAACAGTACAGCTAACATGTGTCGCCTGCTTTGGCCAAGCGATGTCATTCAGCAGTCCTG GTACACATTTCTGCTACTCATACTCTTTCTTATACCTGGGATTGTAATGATGATTGCATATGGCTTAATTTCCTTGGAGCTATACAGAGGAATTAAATTTGATGTCAGCCAACGCAAGTCTTCACGAG AAAGAAAAGCCAGCACTGGCAGTAACAAGTATGAGGATGGAGATGGGTGCTACgttcagaaaataaaaaagaagaaaaagatgtcACTGCAACAGCtctccagcaccagcagcaccaaAGTAGACAGGGCAAGAAGCAACACTTCAACAGCCAATCTGATGGCTAAGAAGCTCGTCATCCGCATGCTGATGGTGATAGTgatgttgtttttcctttgctGGACTCCCATCTTCAGTGTAAATGCATGGCGTGCATTTGACACCGCTTCAGCAGACCAGCTTCTGTCAGGAGCTCCTATCTCCTTTATTCATTTGCTGTCCTACACTTCTGCCTGTGTGAACCCCATCATCTATTGCTTCATGAACAAGCGCTTCCGCATGGGTTTTCTAGCCACTTTCACCTGCTGTACTAAGCAAAAGCCCCCTGCAATAAGAGGAGAGATGGTTGATGAAGAAGAGGGGAAGACCACAGGAGCTTCTCTCTCCAGGTGTTCTTACACACACATGaatgcctctgctcccccatgA